TTTGACCAATCTAAAAATAATCAAAGATACATTTGAAAATATAAGGGAAAATGCTATTACCTTGACAAAGGTTCCAGTTGGAGGGTTTACTTGGTCCACATTTTCAGAGGACTGCAAGTAACCTGATTCATCGACACAACTTGAGGTAGTCATGTCTGAATTAAGAGGAAAATCTGTGCCAGAAGCACTTGTGAAATTTGAAGCAGCGTACGGAAGGGACATCGAATCATTCTCATTTCTGATGCTTTTCGGGTTTGTCATCCCATGATGCAGCATAAGAGACGAGGAATCAATGCTAACCCCAAAGAGAAGATTGTTCTGTGGATCAGTTGCATTGTGGTAAGCAGAATACTCCCTTCCAGGAAATGGAGGTAATAAGTTGTTAGGTTCAGATGCATTTGATTGTGCAGTTCCCAACTGTTCAACCTGGGGAAGTACAGAGTTGGCCATTCCGGATGAAAGCCGTGGTTCAATAGCTGCAGGCTTGGACAAGAAAGTAGAAGAAGAGAGAATTGGGTTTGATCCATTCAAGTTGAGTAAATGGGAAGCTCCCATCTGGGATAATGAACCTAAGATGCTTTGCATAGAAGAAACATCAGATGTAGCTACAGAGTTCCCAAGATGGTCGGAAAATGTCGACTGCTGGCATTGTGAATCAACAGCTGGCAGAGATGACTGCGCTTGGTTGGCTGACACAGAAGGAAAAGCAGGGATTACATTAGAAATCTGCTGTGGAACAGGTGGCAGTTGCTGTGTTTCTTGAGACTGTTGCTGCTGCTGCTTTTGTCGCTGGTCACTGTACAAATTGGGGCACTGCAACTGCTGCAGAAGTTGAACCTGTGAAGCAGTCTGATTCTCCTGAAAACTTGGAAGAAACCCATTTTGTGTTTGGGACTGTTGTAACATTTGCCTCTGAACTAGAGCAGGCAGCCCAGTGGATGTGCTCTGGTTTTGCTGGCATTGCAAGAGAGATTGAGAGCCTATTTTGGAGGAATCAACAGTCCTCATATCCTGAAGTGCTGCAGTCACCATTGCTTGGTAAAGATCAGGTTGTACACCTGGTATTGAAGAAGTATCAAGCCTTGGTTGCATCCAAGGTGCAACTCCAAATCCTTGGAAGTTTAAAGACTGAAGTCCTTGATCCCCGACCCCACCTTGAAGCCACATCAATTGGGAATTAATGCTCATATCACCGTCTTTGAAAGCTGATAACAAAAAACTAAACTGATTCAGTACAGAAAAGGGAAACGCCAGGTAAAGAAGATATTCTGTGCAACTCCAATCATCAAATAGCAACAGTTTTAGCATACCATGGAAGGAGGGTAGTGCAGACGGCCATGGTCGCTTCAGCCGCAGGGGGAAGGGAGATGGATACATAGGGAAGGTTGTTAACGGTTCAACCTCCCACAAGGAAACTCTTGGCTGCCTCTCTCCTGCAGTGGATTCATCCCAGCCAACCTGGAAATAGTAAAAGCTTTCATGTCAGACAGCAATGAACGCATTGTCTTCGAAGCCAATTTGAAGGGGACAAAAAGATCAAATATCAAAAATACAATAGACTTAGAAACTTCAAAAAACCTTAACAGAGCGCCAATGCGAATTTGGCCAGCGAACAGGATCTAAGTAACTAATGCCAGTTATTGTTCCCATGTATCtgcttaaaaaaaaattgttaaacaaTTGACCACCTATATTTGTCAATGACACTAAAGTCAATTCActgataaaaaatataagtatttacTTGAGGAATATAAACCATTACTGTGGAACACAACACCATAAACTATAAACAATTTGGGGAAGCAAGAAAACATTCAGAAAACTAAGACCTACCGTCGGACACTTGACTCTTCTGTCTCAAACAGCATTCTAAACCGCATGCCTACAGAAATCCGGGTGTGAGAGATAGCTTTAACATACTTGGCAAGAGGAATGACAAACTCTGAAGGACTAGCCCTGCAATCAAGCTACTGTTAATGAACAAGTCTTTGTTGTACTAAGCATCAGCCTTTCTCAACTAGTATTAGGTAGTTGACCTTGGGTTGTAAAATATAGTAAAACGGCTATTGGTTGCAGCCGCATGAGCTGCAGCAGCAAGAAGACCAATGTGCATGCTATCACTTGATAAAACAGAAGAAGGCATAACAGTCTGAGGACGGTTTGCTCTCCGTATACCCAACAACAATTGATTCTTATCATTCCTGGTAAGAGAACCAAAAAAACAGAATAGGAATCAGAAAGATTATTGACTGTTTAGCAAGCTCATTGATCAGTAACACGAC
This window of the Gossypium hirsutum isolate 1008001.06 chromosome A09, Gossypium_hirsutum_v2.1, whole genome shotgun sequence genome carries:
- the LOC107888470 gene encoding LOW QUALITY PROTEIN: auxin response factor 6 (The sequence of the model RefSeq protein was modified relative to this genomic sequence to represent the inferred CDS: inserted 1 base in 1 codon), which translates into the protein MRLSSSGLNQQTQEGEKKCLNSELWHACAGPLVSLPPVGSRVVYFPQGHSEQVAASTNKEVDAHIPNYPSLXPQLICQLHNVTMHADVETDEVYAQMTLQPLSPQEQKDVYLLPAELGAPSKQPTNYFCKTLTASDTSTHGGFSVPRRAAEKVFPPLDYTQQPPAQELIARDLHDNEWKFRHIFRGQPKRHLLTTGWSVFVSAKRLVAGDSVLFIWNDKNQLLLGIRRANRPQTVMPSSVLSSDSMHIGLLAAAAHAAATNSRFTIFYNPRASPSEFVIPLAKYVKAISHTRISVGMRFRMLFETEESSVRRYMGTITGISYLDPVRWPNSHWRSVKVGWDESTAGERQPRVSLWEVEPLTTFPMYPSPFPLRLKRPWPSALPSFHAFKDGDMSINSQLMWLQGGVGDQGLQSLNFQGFGVAPWMQPRLDTSSIPGVQPDLYQAMVTAALQDMRTVDSSKIGSQSLLQCQQNQSTSTGLPALVQRQMLQQSQTQNGFLPSFQENQTASQVQLLQQLQCPNLYSDQRQKQQQQQSQETQQLPPVPQQISNVIPAFPSVSANQAQSSLPAVDSQCQQSTFSDHLGNSVATSDVSSMQSILGSLSQMGASHLLNLNGSNPILSSSTFLSKPAAIEPRLSSGMANSVLPQVEQLGTAQSNASEPNNLLPPFPGREYSAYHNATDPQNNLLFGVSIDSSSLMLHHGMTNPKSIRNENDSMSLPYAASNFTSASGTDFPLNSDMTTSSCVDESGYLQSSENVDQVNPPTGTFVKVHKSGSFGRSLDISKFGSYDELRCELARLFGLEGQLEDPQRSGWQLVFVDRENDILLLGDDPWQEFVNNVWYIKILSPLEVQQMGKGQNPATSIPNQRLNTTTTATTTSSNGNHCDDYMSRQDSRSSVASMGSLEY